From one Callithrix jacchus isolate 240 chromosome 2, calJac240_pri, whole genome shotgun sequence genomic stretch:
- the PCDH1 gene encoding protocadherin-1 isoform X2 — MDSGAGGRRCPEAALLILAPARMGPLRCSPGPRGQRLLLSSMLLAVLLLLAPSPGHATRVVYKVLEEQPPNTLIGSLAADYGFPDVGHLYKLEVGAPYLRVDGKTGDIFTTETSIDREGLRECQNQLPGEPCILEFEVSITDLVQNGSPRLLEGQIEVQDINDNTPNFASPVITLAIPENTNIGSLFPIPLASDRDAGPNGVASYELQAGPEAQELFGLQVAEDQEEKQPQLIVMGNLDRERWDSYDLTIKVQDGGSPPRASSALLRVTVLDTNDNAPKFERPSYEAELSENSPIGHSVIQVKANDSDQGANAEIEYTFHQAPEVVRRLLRLDRNTGLITVQGPVDREDLSTLRFSVLAKDRGTNPKSARAQVVVTVKDMNDNAPTIEIRGIGLVTHQDGMANISEDVAEETAVALVQVSDRDEGENAAVTCVVAGDVPFQLRQASETGSDSKKKYFLQTTTPLDYEKVKDYTIEIVAVDSGNPPLSSTNSLKVQVVDVNDNAPVFTQSVTEVAFPENNKPGEVIAEVTASDADSGSNAELVYSLEPEPAAKGLFTISPETGEIQVKTSLDREQRDSYELKVVAADRGSPSLQGTATVLVNVLDCNDNDPKFMLSGYNFSVMENMPALSPVGMVTVIDGDKGENARVQLSVEQDNGDFVIQNGTGTILSSLSFDREQQSTYTFQLKAVDGGVPPRSAYVGVTINVLDENDNAPYITAPSNASHRLLTPQTRLGETVSQVAAEDFDSGVNAELIYSIAGGNPYGLFQIGSHSGAITLEKEIERRHHGLHRLVVKVSDRGKPPRYGTALVHLYVNETLANRTLLDTLLGHSLDTPLDIDIAGDPEYERSKQRGNILFGVVAGVVAVALLIALAVLVRYCRQREAKSGYQAGKKETKDLYAPKPSGKASKGNKSKGKKSKSPKPVKPVEDEDEAGLQKSLKFNLMSDAPGDSPRIHLPLNYPPGSPDLGRHYRSNSPLPSIQLQPQSPSASKKHQVVQDLPPANTFVGTGDTTSTGSEQYSDYSYRTNPPKYPSKQLPHRRVTFSATSQAQELQDPSQHSYYDSGLEESETPSSKSSSGPRLGPLALPEDHYERTTPDGSIGEMEHPENEPAGRSRP, encoded by the exons ATGGACAGCGGGGCGGGCGGCCGGCGCTGCCCAGAGGCGG CCCTCCTGATTCTGGCACCTGCCAGGATGGGGCCCCTGAGGTGCAGCCCGGGCCCCCGGGGGCAACGGCTACTGCTGTCTTCCATGCTGCTAGCAGTGCTGCTCCTGCTGGCTCCATCCCCAGGCCACGCCACTCGGGTAGTATACAAGGTGCTGGAGGAACAGCCGCCCAACACCCTCATCGGGAGCCTCGCAGCCGACTATGGTTTTCCAGATGTGGGGCACCTGTACAAGCTAGAGGTGGGTGCCCCATACCTTCGCGTGGATGGCAAGACAGGTGACATTTTCACCACCGAGACCTCCATCGACCGTGAGGGGCTCCGTGAATGCCAGAACCAGCTCCCTGGTGAGCCCTGCATCCTGGAGTTTGAGGTGTCTATCACAGACCTTGTGCAGAATGGCAGCCCCCGGCTGCTGGAGGGCCAGATAGAAGTACAAGACATTAATGACAATACACCTAACTTTGCCTCACCAGTCATCACTCTGGCCATCCCCGAGAACACCAACATCGGCTCACTCTTCCCCATCCCGCTGGCTTCAGACCGTGATGCTGGTCCCAACGGCGTGGCATCCTATGAGCTGCAGGCCGGACCTGAGGCCCAGGAGCTATTTGGGCTGCAGGTGGCAGAGGACCAGGAGGAGAAGCAACCACAGCTCATTGTGATGGGCAACCTGGACCGTGAGCGCTGGGACTCCTATGACCTCACCATCAAGGTGCAGGATGGCGGCAGCCCCCCACGTGCCAGCAGTGCCCTGCTGCGTGTCACCGTGCTGGATACCAATGACAATGCCCCCAAATTTGAGCGGCCCTCCTATGAGGCTGAACTATCTGAGAATAGCCCCATAGGCCACTCGGTCATCCAG GTGAAGGCCAATGACTCAGACCAAGGTGCCAATGCAGAGATTGAATACACGTTCCACCAGGCACCCGAAGTTGTGAGGCGTCTTCTTCGACTGGACAGGAACACCGGACTTATCACTGTTCAGGGCCCCGTGGACCGTGAGGACTTAAGCACCCTGCGCTTCTCAGTGCTTGCTAAGGACCGAGGCACCAACCCCAAGAGTGCCCGTGCCCAGGTGGTGGTGACCGTGAAGGACATGAATGACAATGCCCCCACTATTGAGATCCGGGGCATAGGACTGGTGACCCATCAAGATGGGATGGCTAACATCTCAGAGGATGTGGCAGAGGAGACAGCTGTGGCCCTGGTGCAGGTATCTGACCGAGATGAGGGAGAGAATGCAGCTGTCACCTGTGTGGTGGCAGGTGATGTACCCTTCCAGCTGCGCCAGGCCAGTGAGACAGGCAGTGACAGCAAGAAGAAGTATTTCCTGCAGACCACCACCCCACTGGACTATGAGAAGGTCAAAGACTACACCATTGAAATTGTGGCTGTGGACTCTGGCAACCCCCCACTCTCCAGCACCAACTCCCTCAAGGTGCAGGTGGTGGATGTCAATGACAACGCACCTGTCTTCACTCAGAGTGTCACTGAGGTCGCCTTCCCGGAAAACAACAAACCTGGTGAAGTGATTGCTGAGGTCACTGCCAGTGATGCTGACTCTGGCTCTAATGCTGAGCTGGTTTACTCTCTGGAGCCTGAGCCGGCTGCGAAGGGCCTCTTCACCATTTCACCTGAGACTGGAGAGATCCAGGTGAAGACATCCCTGGATCGGGAACAGCGGGACAGCTATGAGTTGAAGGTGGTGGCAGCTGACCGGGGCAGCCCCAGCCTCCAAGGCACAGCCACTGTCCTTGTCAATGTGCTTGACTGCAATGACAATGACCCCAAATTTATGCTGAGTGGCTACAACTTCTCAGTGATGGAGAACATGCCAGCACTGAGTCCAGTGGGCATGGTGACTGTCATTGATGGAGACAAGGGGGAGAATGCCCGGGTGCAGCTCTCAGTGGAGCAGGACAATGGTGACTTTGTTATCCAGAATGGCACAGGCACCATCCTCTCCAGCCTGAGCTTCGATCGAGAGCAACAAAGCACCTACACCTTCCAGCTGAAGGCAGTGGATGGTGGCGTCCCACCTCGCTCAGCTTATGTTGGTGTCACCATCAATGTGCTAGACGAGAATGACAATGCACCCTATATCACTGCTCCTTCTAATGCCTCTCACCGGCTGCTGACCCCCCAGACACGTCTTGGTGAGACGGTCAGCCAAGTGGCAGCCGAGGACTTTGACTCTGGTGTCAACGCTGAGCTGATCTACAGTATCGCAGGTGGCAACCCTTACGGACTCTTCCAGATTGGATCACATTCAGGTGCCATCACCCTGGAGAAGGAGATTGAGCGGCGCCACCATGGGCTACACCGCCTGGTGGTTAAGGTCAGTGACCGCGGCAAGCCCCCACGCTATGGCACAGCCTTGGTCCACCTTTATGTCAATGAGACTCTGGCCAACCGCACGCTGCTGGACACCCTCCTGGGCCACAGCCTGGACACGCCACTGGATATTGACATCGCTGGGGATCCAGAATACGAGCGCTCCAAGCAGCGTGGCAACATTCTCtttggtgtggtggctggtgtGGTGGCCGTGGCCTTGCTCATTGCCCTGGCGGTTCTTGTGCGCTACTGCCGGCAGCGGGAGGCCAAGAGTGGTTACCAGGCTGGTAAAAAGGAGACCAAGGACCTGTACGCCCCCAAGCCCAGTGGCAAGGCCTCCaagggaaacaaaagcaaaggcaagAAGAGCAAGTCCCCGAAGCCTGTGAAGCCAGTGGAGGACGAGGATGAGGCTGGGCTACAGAAGTCCCTCAAGTTCAACCTGATGAGTGACGCCCCTGGGGACAGTCCCCGAATCCACCTGCCCCTCAACTACCCACCAGGCAGCCCTGACCTAGGTCGCCACTACCGCTCTAACTCCCCACTGCCTTCCATCCAGCTGCAGCCCCAGTCACCCTCGGCCTCCAAGAAGCACCAGGTGGTACAGGACCTGCCACCTGCAAACACATTCGTGGGCACCGGGGACACCACGTCCACGGGCTCTGAGCAGTACTCCGACTACAGCTACCGAACCAACCCCCCCAAATACCCCAGCAAGCAG TTACCTCACCGCCGCGTCACCTTCTCGGCCACCAGCCAGGCCCAGGAGCTGCAGGACCCATCCCAGCACAGTTACTATGATAGTGGCCTGGAGGAGTCTGAGACACCATCCAGCAAGTCATCCTCGGGGCCTCGACTCGGTCCCCTGGCCCTGCCTGAGGATCACTATGAGCGCACCACCCCTGACGGCAGCATAGGAGAGATGGAGCACCCCGAGAATG AGCCGGCTGGCCGGAGCAGGCCCTGA
- the PCDH1 gene encoding protocadherin-1 isoform X1: MDSGAGGRRCPEAALLILAPARMGPLRCSPGPRGQRLLLSSMLLAVLLLLAPSPGHATRVVYKVLEEQPPNTLIGSLAADYGFPDVGHLYKLEVGAPYLRVDGKTGDIFTTETSIDREGLRECQNQLPGEPCILEFEVSITDLVQNGSPRLLEGQIEVQDINDNTPNFASPVITLAIPENTNIGSLFPIPLASDRDAGPNGVASYELQAGPEAQELFGLQVAEDQEEKQPQLIVMGNLDRERWDSYDLTIKVQDGGSPPRASSALLRVTVLDTNDNAPKFERPSYEAELSENSPIGHSVIQVKANDSDQGANAEIEYTFHQAPEVVRRLLRLDRNTGLITVQGPVDREDLSTLRFSVLAKDRGTNPKSARAQVVVTVKDMNDNAPTIEIRGIGLVTHQDGMANISEDVAEETAVALVQVSDRDEGENAAVTCVVAGDVPFQLRQASETGSDSKKKYFLQTTTPLDYEKVKDYTIEIVAVDSGNPPLSSTNSLKVQVVDVNDNAPVFTQSVTEVAFPENNKPGEVIAEVTASDADSGSNAELVYSLEPEPAAKGLFTISPETGEIQVKTSLDREQRDSYELKVVAADRGSPSLQGTATVLVNVLDCNDNDPKFMLSGYNFSVMENMPALSPVGMVTVIDGDKGENARVQLSVEQDNGDFVIQNGTGTILSSLSFDREQQSTYTFQLKAVDGGVPPRSAYVGVTINVLDENDNAPYITAPSNASHRLLTPQTRLGETVSQVAAEDFDSGVNAELIYSIAGGNPYGLFQIGSHSGAITLEKEIERRHHGLHRLVVKVSDRGKPPRYGTALVHLYVNETLANRTLLDTLLGHSLDTPLDIDIAGDPEYERSKQRGNILFGVVAGVVAVALLIALAVLVRYCRQREAKSGYQAGKKETKDLYAPKPSGKASKGNKSKGKKSKSPKPVKPVEDEDEAGLQKSLKFNLMSDAPGDSPRIHLPLNYPPGSPDLGRHYRSNSPLPSIQLQPQSPSASKKHQVVQDLPPANTFVGTGDTTSTGSEQYSDYSYRTNPPKYPSKQLPHRRVTFSATSQAQELQDPSQHSYYDSGLEESETPSSKSSSGPRLGPLALPEDHYERTTPDGSIGEMEHPENDLRPLPDVAMTGTCTRECSEFGHSDTCWMPGQSSPSRRTKSSALKLSTFVPYQDRGGQEPAGAGSPSPPEDRNTKTAPVRLLPSYSAFSHSSHDSCKDSATLEEIPLTQTSDFPPAATPASAQTAKREIYL; encoded by the exons ATGGACAGCGGGGCGGGCGGCCGGCGCTGCCCAGAGGCGG CCCTCCTGATTCTGGCACCTGCCAGGATGGGGCCCCTGAGGTGCAGCCCGGGCCCCCGGGGGCAACGGCTACTGCTGTCTTCCATGCTGCTAGCAGTGCTGCTCCTGCTGGCTCCATCCCCAGGCCACGCCACTCGGGTAGTATACAAGGTGCTGGAGGAACAGCCGCCCAACACCCTCATCGGGAGCCTCGCAGCCGACTATGGTTTTCCAGATGTGGGGCACCTGTACAAGCTAGAGGTGGGTGCCCCATACCTTCGCGTGGATGGCAAGACAGGTGACATTTTCACCACCGAGACCTCCATCGACCGTGAGGGGCTCCGTGAATGCCAGAACCAGCTCCCTGGTGAGCCCTGCATCCTGGAGTTTGAGGTGTCTATCACAGACCTTGTGCAGAATGGCAGCCCCCGGCTGCTGGAGGGCCAGATAGAAGTACAAGACATTAATGACAATACACCTAACTTTGCCTCACCAGTCATCACTCTGGCCATCCCCGAGAACACCAACATCGGCTCACTCTTCCCCATCCCGCTGGCTTCAGACCGTGATGCTGGTCCCAACGGCGTGGCATCCTATGAGCTGCAGGCCGGACCTGAGGCCCAGGAGCTATTTGGGCTGCAGGTGGCAGAGGACCAGGAGGAGAAGCAACCACAGCTCATTGTGATGGGCAACCTGGACCGTGAGCGCTGGGACTCCTATGACCTCACCATCAAGGTGCAGGATGGCGGCAGCCCCCCACGTGCCAGCAGTGCCCTGCTGCGTGTCACCGTGCTGGATACCAATGACAATGCCCCCAAATTTGAGCGGCCCTCCTATGAGGCTGAACTATCTGAGAATAGCCCCATAGGCCACTCGGTCATCCAG GTGAAGGCCAATGACTCAGACCAAGGTGCCAATGCAGAGATTGAATACACGTTCCACCAGGCACCCGAAGTTGTGAGGCGTCTTCTTCGACTGGACAGGAACACCGGACTTATCACTGTTCAGGGCCCCGTGGACCGTGAGGACTTAAGCACCCTGCGCTTCTCAGTGCTTGCTAAGGACCGAGGCACCAACCCCAAGAGTGCCCGTGCCCAGGTGGTGGTGACCGTGAAGGACATGAATGACAATGCCCCCACTATTGAGATCCGGGGCATAGGACTGGTGACCCATCAAGATGGGATGGCTAACATCTCAGAGGATGTGGCAGAGGAGACAGCTGTGGCCCTGGTGCAGGTATCTGACCGAGATGAGGGAGAGAATGCAGCTGTCACCTGTGTGGTGGCAGGTGATGTACCCTTCCAGCTGCGCCAGGCCAGTGAGACAGGCAGTGACAGCAAGAAGAAGTATTTCCTGCAGACCACCACCCCACTGGACTATGAGAAGGTCAAAGACTACACCATTGAAATTGTGGCTGTGGACTCTGGCAACCCCCCACTCTCCAGCACCAACTCCCTCAAGGTGCAGGTGGTGGATGTCAATGACAACGCACCTGTCTTCACTCAGAGTGTCACTGAGGTCGCCTTCCCGGAAAACAACAAACCTGGTGAAGTGATTGCTGAGGTCACTGCCAGTGATGCTGACTCTGGCTCTAATGCTGAGCTGGTTTACTCTCTGGAGCCTGAGCCGGCTGCGAAGGGCCTCTTCACCATTTCACCTGAGACTGGAGAGATCCAGGTGAAGACATCCCTGGATCGGGAACAGCGGGACAGCTATGAGTTGAAGGTGGTGGCAGCTGACCGGGGCAGCCCCAGCCTCCAAGGCACAGCCACTGTCCTTGTCAATGTGCTTGACTGCAATGACAATGACCCCAAATTTATGCTGAGTGGCTACAACTTCTCAGTGATGGAGAACATGCCAGCACTGAGTCCAGTGGGCATGGTGACTGTCATTGATGGAGACAAGGGGGAGAATGCCCGGGTGCAGCTCTCAGTGGAGCAGGACAATGGTGACTTTGTTATCCAGAATGGCACAGGCACCATCCTCTCCAGCCTGAGCTTCGATCGAGAGCAACAAAGCACCTACACCTTCCAGCTGAAGGCAGTGGATGGTGGCGTCCCACCTCGCTCAGCTTATGTTGGTGTCACCATCAATGTGCTAGACGAGAATGACAATGCACCCTATATCACTGCTCCTTCTAATGCCTCTCACCGGCTGCTGACCCCCCAGACACGTCTTGGTGAGACGGTCAGCCAAGTGGCAGCCGAGGACTTTGACTCTGGTGTCAACGCTGAGCTGATCTACAGTATCGCAGGTGGCAACCCTTACGGACTCTTCCAGATTGGATCACATTCAGGTGCCATCACCCTGGAGAAGGAGATTGAGCGGCGCCACCATGGGCTACACCGCCTGGTGGTTAAGGTCAGTGACCGCGGCAAGCCCCCACGCTATGGCACAGCCTTGGTCCACCTTTATGTCAATGAGACTCTGGCCAACCGCACGCTGCTGGACACCCTCCTGGGCCACAGCCTGGACACGCCACTGGATATTGACATCGCTGGGGATCCAGAATACGAGCGCTCCAAGCAGCGTGGCAACATTCTCtttggtgtggtggctggtgtGGTGGCCGTGGCCTTGCTCATTGCCCTGGCGGTTCTTGTGCGCTACTGCCGGCAGCGGGAGGCCAAGAGTGGTTACCAGGCTGGTAAAAAGGAGACCAAGGACCTGTACGCCCCCAAGCCCAGTGGCAAGGCCTCCaagggaaacaaaagcaaaggcaagAAGAGCAAGTCCCCGAAGCCTGTGAAGCCAGTGGAGGACGAGGATGAGGCTGGGCTACAGAAGTCCCTCAAGTTCAACCTGATGAGTGACGCCCCTGGGGACAGTCCCCGAATCCACCTGCCCCTCAACTACCCACCAGGCAGCCCTGACCTAGGTCGCCACTACCGCTCTAACTCCCCACTGCCTTCCATCCAGCTGCAGCCCCAGTCACCCTCGGCCTCCAAGAAGCACCAGGTGGTACAGGACCTGCCACCTGCAAACACATTCGTGGGCACCGGGGACACCACGTCCACGGGCTCTGAGCAGTACTCCGACTACAGCTACCGAACCAACCCCCCCAAATACCCCAGCAAGCAG TTACCTCACCGCCGCGTCACCTTCTCGGCCACCAGCCAGGCCCAGGAGCTGCAGGACCCATCCCAGCACAGTTACTATGATAGTGGCCTGGAGGAGTCTGAGACACCATCCAGCAAGTCATCCTCGGGGCCTCGACTCGGTCCCCTGGCCCTGCCTGAGGATCACTATGAGCGCACCACCCCTGACGGCAGCATAGGAGAGATGGAGCACCCCGAGAATG ACCTTCGCCCTTTGCCTGATGTCGCCATGACAGGCACATGTACCCGGGAGTGCAGTGAGTTTGGCCACTCTGACACATGCTGGATGCCTGGCCAGTCATCTCCCAGCCGCCGGACCAAGAGCAGCGCCCTCAAACTCTCCACCTTCGTGCCTTACCAGGACCGAGGAGGGCAGGAGCCTGCGGGCGCCGGCAGCCCCAGTCCCCCGGAAGACCGGAACACCAAAACGGCCCCCGTGCGCCTCCTGCCCTCCTACAGTGCCTTCTCCCACAGTAGCCATGATTCCTGCAAGGACTCGGCCACCTTGGAGGAAATCCCCCTGACCCAGACCTCGGACTTCCCACCCGCAGCCACACCGGCATCTGCCCAGACGGCCAAGCGCGAGATCTACCTGTGA
- the PCDH1 gene encoding protocadherin-1 isoform X3 — protein MGPLRCSPGPRGQRLLLSSMLLAVLLLLAPSPGHATRVVYKVLEEQPPNTLIGSLAADYGFPDVGHLYKLEVGAPYLRVDGKTGDIFTTETSIDREGLRECQNQLPGEPCILEFEVSITDLVQNGSPRLLEGQIEVQDINDNTPNFASPVITLAIPENTNIGSLFPIPLASDRDAGPNGVASYELQAGPEAQELFGLQVAEDQEEKQPQLIVMGNLDRERWDSYDLTIKVQDGGSPPRASSALLRVTVLDTNDNAPKFERPSYEAELSENSPIGHSVIQVKANDSDQGANAEIEYTFHQAPEVVRRLLRLDRNTGLITVQGPVDREDLSTLRFSVLAKDRGTNPKSARAQVVVTVKDMNDNAPTIEIRGIGLVTHQDGMANISEDVAEETAVALVQVSDRDEGENAAVTCVVAGDVPFQLRQASETGSDSKKKYFLQTTTPLDYEKVKDYTIEIVAVDSGNPPLSSTNSLKVQVVDVNDNAPVFTQSVTEVAFPENNKPGEVIAEVTASDADSGSNAELVYSLEPEPAAKGLFTISPETGEIQVKTSLDREQRDSYELKVVAADRGSPSLQGTATVLVNVLDCNDNDPKFMLSGYNFSVMENMPALSPVGMVTVIDGDKGENARVQLSVEQDNGDFVIQNGTGTILSSLSFDREQQSTYTFQLKAVDGGVPPRSAYVGVTINVLDENDNAPYITAPSNASHRLLTPQTRLGETVSQVAAEDFDSGVNAELIYSIAGGNPYGLFQIGSHSGAITLEKEIERRHHGLHRLVVKVSDRGKPPRYGTALVHLYVNETLANRTLLDTLLGHSLDTPLDIDIAGDPEYERSKQRGNILFGVVAGVVAVALLIALAVLVRYCRQREAKSGYQAGKKETKDLYAPKPSGKASKGNKSKGKKSKSPKPVKPVEDEDEAGLQKSLKFNLMSDAPGDSPRIHLPLNYPPGSPDLGRHYRSNSPLPSIQLQPQSPSASKKHQVVQDLPPANTFVGTGDTTSTGSEQYSDYSYRTNPPKYPSKQLPHRRVTFSATSQAQELQDPSQHSYYDSGLEESETPSSKSSSGPRLGPLALPEDHYERTTPDGSIGEMEHPENDLRPLPDVAMTGTCTRECSEFGHSDTCWMPGQSSPSRRTKSSALKLSTFVPYQDRGGQEPAGAGSPSPPEDRNTKTAPVRLLPSYSAFSHSSHDSCKDSATLEEIPLTQTSDFPPAATPASAQTAKREIYL, from the exons ATGGGGCCCCTGAGGTGCAGCCCGGGCCCCCGGGGGCAACGGCTACTGCTGTCTTCCATGCTGCTAGCAGTGCTGCTCCTGCTGGCTCCATCCCCAGGCCACGCCACTCGGGTAGTATACAAGGTGCTGGAGGAACAGCCGCCCAACACCCTCATCGGGAGCCTCGCAGCCGACTATGGTTTTCCAGATGTGGGGCACCTGTACAAGCTAGAGGTGGGTGCCCCATACCTTCGCGTGGATGGCAAGACAGGTGACATTTTCACCACCGAGACCTCCATCGACCGTGAGGGGCTCCGTGAATGCCAGAACCAGCTCCCTGGTGAGCCCTGCATCCTGGAGTTTGAGGTGTCTATCACAGACCTTGTGCAGAATGGCAGCCCCCGGCTGCTGGAGGGCCAGATAGAAGTACAAGACATTAATGACAATACACCTAACTTTGCCTCACCAGTCATCACTCTGGCCATCCCCGAGAACACCAACATCGGCTCACTCTTCCCCATCCCGCTGGCTTCAGACCGTGATGCTGGTCCCAACGGCGTGGCATCCTATGAGCTGCAGGCCGGACCTGAGGCCCAGGAGCTATTTGGGCTGCAGGTGGCAGAGGACCAGGAGGAGAAGCAACCACAGCTCATTGTGATGGGCAACCTGGACCGTGAGCGCTGGGACTCCTATGACCTCACCATCAAGGTGCAGGATGGCGGCAGCCCCCCACGTGCCAGCAGTGCCCTGCTGCGTGTCACCGTGCTGGATACCAATGACAATGCCCCCAAATTTGAGCGGCCCTCCTATGAGGCTGAACTATCTGAGAATAGCCCCATAGGCCACTCGGTCATCCAG GTGAAGGCCAATGACTCAGACCAAGGTGCCAATGCAGAGATTGAATACACGTTCCACCAGGCACCCGAAGTTGTGAGGCGTCTTCTTCGACTGGACAGGAACACCGGACTTATCACTGTTCAGGGCCCCGTGGACCGTGAGGACTTAAGCACCCTGCGCTTCTCAGTGCTTGCTAAGGACCGAGGCACCAACCCCAAGAGTGCCCGTGCCCAGGTGGTGGTGACCGTGAAGGACATGAATGACAATGCCCCCACTATTGAGATCCGGGGCATAGGACTGGTGACCCATCAAGATGGGATGGCTAACATCTCAGAGGATGTGGCAGAGGAGACAGCTGTGGCCCTGGTGCAGGTATCTGACCGAGATGAGGGAGAGAATGCAGCTGTCACCTGTGTGGTGGCAGGTGATGTACCCTTCCAGCTGCGCCAGGCCAGTGAGACAGGCAGTGACAGCAAGAAGAAGTATTTCCTGCAGACCACCACCCCACTGGACTATGAGAAGGTCAAAGACTACACCATTGAAATTGTGGCTGTGGACTCTGGCAACCCCCCACTCTCCAGCACCAACTCCCTCAAGGTGCAGGTGGTGGATGTCAATGACAACGCACCTGTCTTCACTCAGAGTGTCACTGAGGTCGCCTTCCCGGAAAACAACAAACCTGGTGAAGTGATTGCTGAGGTCACTGCCAGTGATGCTGACTCTGGCTCTAATGCTGAGCTGGTTTACTCTCTGGAGCCTGAGCCGGCTGCGAAGGGCCTCTTCACCATTTCACCTGAGACTGGAGAGATCCAGGTGAAGACATCCCTGGATCGGGAACAGCGGGACAGCTATGAGTTGAAGGTGGTGGCAGCTGACCGGGGCAGCCCCAGCCTCCAAGGCACAGCCACTGTCCTTGTCAATGTGCTTGACTGCAATGACAATGACCCCAAATTTATGCTGAGTGGCTACAACTTCTCAGTGATGGAGAACATGCCAGCACTGAGTCCAGTGGGCATGGTGACTGTCATTGATGGAGACAAGGGGGAGAATGCCCGGGTGCAGCTCTCAGTGGAGCAGGACAATGGTGACTTTGTTATCCAGAATGGCACAGGCACCATCCTCTCCAGCCTGAGCTTCGATCGAGAGCAACAAAGCACCTACACCTTCCAGCTGAAGGCAGTGGATGGTGGCGTCCCACCTCGCTCAGCTTATGTTGGTGTCACCATCAATGTGCTAGACGAGAATGACAATGCACCCTATATCACTGCTCCTTCTAATGCCTCTCACCGGCTGCTGACCCCCCAGACACGTCTTGGTGAGACGGTCAGCCAAGTGGCAGCCGAGGACTTTGACTCTGGTGTCAACGCTGAGCTGATCTACAGTATCGCAGGTGGCAACCCTTACGGACTCTTCCAGATTGGATCACATTCAGGTGCCATCACCCTGGAGAAGGAGATTGAGCGGCGCCACCATGGGCTACACCGCCTGGTGGTTAAGGTCAGTGACCGCGGCAAGCCCCCACGCTATGGCACAGCCTTGGTCCACCTTTATGTCAATGAGACTCTGGCCAACCGCACGCTGCTGGACACCCTCCTGGGCCACAGCCTGGACACGCCACTGGATATTGACATCGCTGGGGATCCAGAATACGAGCGCTCCAAGCAGCGTGGCAACATTCTCtttggtgtggtggctggtgtGGTGGCCGTGGCCTTGCTCATTGCCCTGGCGGTTCTTGTGCGCTACTGCCGGCAGCGGGAGGCCAAGAGTGGTTACCAGGCTGGTAAAAAGGAGACCAAGGACCTGTACGCCCCCAAGCCCAGTGGCAAGGCCTCCaagggaaacaaaagcaaaggcaagAAGAGCAAGTCCCCGAAGCCTGTGAAGCCAGTGGAGGACGAGGATGAGGCTGGGCTACAGAAGTCCCTCAAGTTCAACCTGATGAGTGACGCCCCTGGGGACAGTCCCCGAATCCACCTGCCCCTCAACTACCCACCAGGCAGCCCTGACCTAGGTCGCCACTACCGCTCTAACTCCCCACTGCCTTCCATCCAGCTGCAGCCCCAGTCACCCTCGGCCTCCAAGAAGCACCAGGTGGTACAGGACCTGCCACCTGCAAACACATTCGTGGGCACCGGGGACACCACGTCCACGGGCTCTGAGCAGTACTCCGACTACAGCTACCGAACCAACCCCCCCAAATACCCCAGCAAGCAG TTACCTCACCGCCGCGTCACCTTCTCGGCCACCAGCCAGGCCCAGGAGCTGCAGGACCCATCCCAGCACAGTTACTATGATAGTGGCCTGGAGGAGTCTGAGACACCATCCAGCAAGTCATCCTCGGGGCCTCGACTCGGTCCCCTGGCCCTGCCTGAGGATCACTATGAGCGCACCACCCCTGACGGCAGCATAGGAGAGATGGAGCACCCCGAGAATG ACCTTCGCCCTTTGCCTGATGTCGCCATGACAGGCACATGTACCCGGGAGTGCAGTGAGTTTGGCCACTCTGACACATGCTGGATGCCTGGCCAGTCATCTCCCAGCCGCCGGACCAAGAGCAGCGCCCTCAAACTCTCCACCTTCGTGCCTTACCAGGACCGAGGAGGGCAGGAGCCTGCGGGCGCCGGCAGCCCCAGTCCCCCGGAAGACCGGAACACCAAAACGGCCCCCGTGCGCCTCCTGCCCTCCTACAGTGCCTTCTCCCACAGTAGCCATGATTCCTGCAAGGACTCGGCCACCTTGGAGGAAATCCCCCTGACCCAGACCTCGGACTTCCCACCCGCAGCCACACCGGCATCTGCCCAGACGGCCAAGCGCGAGATCTACCTGTGA